One genomic segment of Ricinus communis isolate WT05 ecotype wild-type chromosome 5, ASM1957865v1, whole genome shotgun sequence includes these proteins:
- the LOC8277827 gene encoding protein MAIN-LIKE 2, protein MEEIGVTSCEPADGSILLMDENASNPGPVDASVLYDQENHVSSAVWDGQERGVLRCHEHTSKLGEWRLTQKQIEQVEMAGFGYLRRIPSISLDNPLISALIERWRKETNTFHLRVGEMTITLEDVALLLGLAIDGEPVLGVTYTSCKPICEKFLGKVPDAGYMSGGMVKLSWLKEYFSQCPEDAPLEEIERHTRAYLLYLVGSTIFSTTTGNKVPIMYLPLFEDFEKAGNYAWGAAALAFLYRALGRATLKSQSTISGCLTLLQCWSYFHLNIAQPKFYQDPVRDCFPFVHWWKGKQSAATVKRDIVFYRKALDSLNPSDVEWLPYNNIDSTLIPENVRSSLILGRSKTMLICFDKAERHLPDRCLRQHGMHQGIPKDVQHWERKSRGVDSGIHLSGKMESELNEWSARYHHIVQDDDGVDEIEYMNWYLKITRKFVGRPLSPLPQIQRTVKFRTKKKRMNSSLRDIAHIADTFATEGLDPMQMESISRIRAIVHDCLGDQVGSASAITAVAAPAALAAPQVELGKRKREKERVRRNTKSKGKRKRKEESIQYFTTREVNPVHFYSAAFRADPLHLCCHCHAFSHQVAISQVEHLHNKLGKKARKKEKARKKSSKKTSRKHKRKDRVKCNADGEDFEYEIQNAAGQDNLMHSTCDTSKDYQLEQLPAADEGGGSQPCHADGEFDDSQPCHADGEFNDSQLGHAAVEGEQPGSCCAAGEAGGVELTQLDGEFDDSQPHHAAVEDEQSKSYHTVGECERAESSQPDGEFDDPQLHHAAVEGEQSESYHATGKGENQDANKVADSNDTDIAHEINDLNLSPVTGVSLPQTTQVVLEVVPGSSNEPSKDVK, encoded by the exons ATGGAGGAGATTGGTGTAACCAGTTGTGAACCTGCTGATGGTTCTATATTACTAATGGATGAGAATGCGAGCAATCCTGGACCAGTTGATGCTTCTGTGCTATATGATCAAGAGAACCATGTCTCCTCAGCAGTATGGGATGGACAG GAACGTGGTGTCCTGAGATGTCATGAACACACTTCAAAGTTGGGTGAATGGAGGCTTACACAGAAACAGATTGAGCAGGTGGAGATGGCTGGATTTGGTTATTTAAGAAGGATTCCTTCTATTAGTCTAGACAATCCACTCATTTCTGCCCTTATTGAGAGGTGGaggaaagaaacaaatacctTTCATTTGAGGGTTGGAGAAATGACTATAACACTGGAAGATGTAGCTTTGTTGCTTGGGCTGGCAATTGATGGAGAACCTGTTCTAGGTGTAACTTATACTTCATGCAAACCAATTTGCGAGAAGTTTCTAGGAAAAGTCCCTGATGCTGGATACATGAGCGGTGGGATGGTAAAACTAAGTTGGCTGAAAGAGTATTTTTCCCAGTGTCCTGAGGATGCACCACTAGAAGAGATTGAGCGTCACACACGTGCTTACCTTTTGTACCTTGTAGGGAGCACAATATTTTCAACTACTACTGGGAATAAAGTCCCTATTATGTACCTCCCACTTTTTGAGGATTTTGAAAAAGCAGGGAACTATGCATGGGGTGCAGCAGCGTTGGCTTTTTTATATAGAGCACTTGGCAGAGCAACTCTTAAATCACAAAGTACCATCAGCGGTTGTTTAACACTACTACAG TGTTGGAGTTATTTTCACCTTAATATTGCTCAGCCAAAGTTCTATCAGGATCCAGTTCGTGATTGTTTTCCATTTGTACACTGGTGGAAGGGAAAACAAAGTGCTGCAACAGTGAAACGTGACATAGTCTTTTATCGTAAGGCATTGGACTCCCTAAATCCAAGTGAT GTGGAGTGGCTACCTTACAATAATATTGACAGTACATTAATACCAGAAAATGTCAGAAGTAGTCTGATTCTTGGTAGATCAAAAACAATGCTAATCTGCTTTGACAAGGCAGAAAGACACCTCCCAGATCGTTGTTTAAGGCAACATGGCATGCATCAAGGAATCCCAAAAGATGTGCAGCACTGGGAGAGAAAGAGTCGTGGAGTTGACAGTGGGATACATCTCTCAGGGAAAATGGAATCAGAGCTTAATGAATGGTCAGCCCGTTACCACCATATTGTGCAAGATGATGATGGCGTTGATGAAATTGAATACATGAATTGGTATTTAAAGATTACACGTAAGTTTGTAGGAAGGCCACTGTCTCCCTTGCCTCAGATCCAGAGAACAGTAAAGTTCAGAAccaaaaagaagagaatg AATTCTAGCTTAAGAGATATTGCACATATAGCAGATACGTTTGCAACTGAAGGATTGGATCCGATGCAAATGGAGTCAATATCAAGGATCAGGGCTATCGTACATGATTGTTTGGGCGACCAGGTTGGAAGTGCATCTGCAATCACAGCTGTTGCTGCACCAGCAGCGTTAGCCGCTCCTCAAGTTGAGCttggcaaaagaaaaagggaaaaggagcGGGTAAGAAGGAACACCAAGTCTAAGGGTAAACGTAAAAGGAAAGAGGAATCAATACAATATTTTACAACTAGGGAGGTGAACCCAGTTCATTTTTATAGTGCAGCATTCAGGGCTGATCCATTGCATTTATGTTGCCATTGTCATGCTTTTAGTCATCAGGTTGCTATTAGTCAGGTTGAACATTTACATAATAAACTTGGGAAAAAGGCgaggaaaaaggagaaagcAAGAAAGAAGTCGAGCAAGAAGACAAGCCGGAAGCACAAGAGAAAGGATAGAGTAAAATGCAATGCAGATGGTgaggattttgaatatgaaatTCAGAATGCAGCTGGCCAGGATAATTTGATGCATTCAACTTGTGACACTAGCAAGGATTATCAACTGGAGCAACTTCCTGCAGCTGATGAGGGTGGAGGTTCACAACCATGCCATGCTGATGGTGAGTTTGATGATTCACAACCATGCCATGCTGATGGTGAATTCAATGATTCACAGCTAGGTCATGCAGCTGTAGAAGGTGAACAACCAGGATCTTGTTGTGCTGCGGGCGAAGCTGGAGGGGTAGAGTTGACTCAGCTTGACGGTGAGTTTGATGATTCACAACCACACCATGCTGCTGTAGAAGATGAACAGTCAAAGTCATATCATACTGTAGGTGAATGTGAACGAGCAGAGTCCAGTCAGCCTGATGGTGAGTTTGATGATCCACAACTGCACCATGCGGCTGTAGAAGGTGAACAATCAGAGTCTTATCATGCTACAGGCAAAGGAGAGAATCAGGATGCAAACAAGGTTGCTGACTCAAATGATACTGATATAGCTCACGAGATTAATGACTTGAATCTTTCTCCTGTTACTGGTGTGAGTCTTCCACAAACAACACAAGTTGTATTGGAGGTTGTTCCAGGGTCATCTAATGAACCTAGCAAGGATGTCAAGTAG